CCAACACAGACCGCGCACCGTCGGTGGCATTGGTGCTCTTCACGCCGCCGTTTCAACCTGGCGACACGGTGCCCGTGAACGACAAAGGCAAGTGATGGGGTGTGGCGCGCAAAAACTGGTTGCTGACGGGAACGCCAGGTATCGGCAAAACGACGGTCGTTCAGCGCACGCTCAATCTTTTACCGCCAGCGTGGCGAGTCATCGGGTTTTTTACCGAAGAGGTGCGCGAACATGGGGAGCGAGTGGGGTTTCAAATCGTCACGCTGGACGGACAACGGGCATGGCTCGCCCGCAAGGGCATGGCGTCACCGTACCAGATCGGACGCTACGGCGTGGACACCGACGCTATCGCGCGAGTCATCGTCCCCACTTTGCAACGAGCGTTGCAGGAGGCGGACTTAATCGTCGTGGACGAAATCGCTAAGATGGAACTGTGCCATCCCGCTTTTGCTGAAGTCGTTTGGGCGTGCTTGGACAGCCCACGCCCCGTCTTGGGCGCCATCCAGCAAAGTCGTCTGTCGTTTCTGGACAAAGTGCGTCAACGCTCTGATGTGGAGATCGTGACGGTGACGCGGGAAAACCGCGATGCACTCCCCCACCAACTCGCTGCGACGCTGACGGCGTTGGTGGGGAGGGGGTGAAACCGCGTGGCTTTTCGGTTGGGCGTTTGCGTCTTCAGCTTCGCCGCCGCTCGACCGCCAACGATGGATGACTTGTTGGCGTTGGCGCATCGTTTCGGG
The sequence above is drawn from the bacterium HR17 genome and encodes:
- a CDS encoding Nucleoside-triphosphatase THEP1 — translated: MARKNWLLTGTPGIGKTTVVQRTLNLLPPAWRVIGFFTEEVREHGERVGFQIVTLDGQRAWLARKGMASPYQIGRYGVDTDAIARVIVPTLQRALQEADLIVVDEIAKMELCHPAFAEVVWACLDSPRPVLGAIQQSRLSFLDKVRQRSDVEIVTVTRENRDALPHQLAATLTALVGRG